In Paenibacillus ihbetae, the following are encoded in one genomic region:
- a CDS encoding Ig-like domain-containing protein, whose amino-acid sequence MSDKSYQIKENNQVMIQGGEKKVMKKILSVALSTAMAFSMFASVAFGDDALNTQQKYDVLKEAKIFSGYPDGSAGLEKEMTRAEFAKVLVGIMGLEPIQGKASFKDKNYKASKWPAPYVEAVYSAGLMQGKNTTKMIFDFNGKITVQEMAKVLVVAQKLEIPTETNNNASDWAKGYVQAAINAGLVDAKANPKANATRAQLVEVAYDIYLSQQKPKVVSYKVSDNGRTVEFTLANNEVVKVNLETALVPNKDTEVKFTHNNYNYTETVKWVVTDASKVQGVAASNLKEVVVTFDGEVDKTTAQIKDNYKLSGGVDVESAVLNDARNAVTLTVKTKLNNQQKYSLTVSGIKAGTKVISASNIEFTPVDVALPEVVSVTGLGTKAVKIVFSEPVQQTYTASFLLDGKGFYGSSQYNGRELIIKSDLPVGEHTLTVEGVTDFNNFKSLKSEHKFTVVEDKTAPTIAEAVGTLEKLTLTFSEDVDSDTVLKENIYHLRGATKIKPDSVVRIAANKYEVYFSAANALPTYATNIYVEGVKDYSGNQITETSKQITATVDTERPQVVDARVNQTNSKQLLITFSKGIAPSQSWTSLITVKDKDGKVRPVSSANLKSGTNNVLEVNFFSALPEGTNTLEVKGIRDNTVLGNVLLDYTTTFTVGDTGAPKFAGASFKIDNEARRAVIYFSEAMDVASLTNPAHYTITFDGKATALPSNAVISVIENGKGVVIDLPVQINGRDVTSALWTAIRVQGVKDLAGNFLEDFTTGDILVGDYNKLNASATYGDGHTGALVSTKKVEVKVSQAVESFVGQIADVKAYVGGNEVTVANVTANNTNIVTVELVDPIYTTAGLTIVFNEADFRTVAQSTIKLGQAGAPVTVGSTTYTLADKVAPEVKLAKDQTTFKVETNVTAATYTATVDFTEALKGNINEDLLAQDFVVTRLTGATSSIPVKSDTANQKAYFEIVKVDADTLQVVITDPTVENGEGLYTIGIRENARYVQDVAGNAVKAFDAIRTVK is encoded by the coding sequence ATGAGTGACAAGAGCTACCAAATTAAAGAAAACAATCAAGTGATGATTCAAGGAGGAGAAAAAAAGGTTATGAAGAAAATTTTATCCGTAGCACTGTCTACAGCAATGGCATTCTCCATGTTTGCTTCTGTTGCATTCGGTGACGACGCACTTAACACGCAACAAAAGTATGACGTACTTAAAGAAGCTAAGATCTTCTCTGGCTACCCAGACGGATCTGCTGGTCTTGAGAAGGAAATGACTCGCGCTGAGTTCGCGAAAGTTCTGGTTGGCATCATGGGTCTTGAGCCAATCCAAGGCAAAGCTTCCTTCAAAGACAAGAACTACAAAGCTAGCAAATGGCCAGCTCCTTATGTAGAAGCTGTTTACTCTGCTGGTTTGATGCAAGGTAAGAACACAACGAAAATGATCTTCGACTTCAACGGTAAAATCACCGTTCAAGAAATGGCGAAGGTTCTCGTTGTTGCTCAAAAACTTGAAATCCCAACAGAAACTAACAACAACGCTTCTGACTGGGCTAAAGGTTATGTTCAAGCAGCAATCAACGCTGGTCTGGTAGACGCTAAAGCTAACCCTAAAGCGAACGCTACTCGTGCTCAACTGGTTGAAGTTGCTTATGACATCTACCTGTCCCAACAAAAACCAAAAGTAGTTTCCTACAAGGTATCTGACAACGGCCGCACTGTTGAGTTTACTCTTGCTAACAACGAAGTTGTTAAAGTAAACCTTGAAACTGCGCTTGTACCTAACAAAGATACTGAAGTTAAATTCACACATAACAACTACAACTACACTGAAACAGTTAAGTGGGTTGTAACTGATGCTTCCAAAGTGCAGGGTGTTGCAGCAAGCAACCTTAAAGAAGTAGTAGTTACCTTTGATGGCGAAGTTGACAAAACAACTGCTCAAATCAAGGACAACTACAAACTGAGCGGCGGCGTTGATGTAGAATCTGCAGTTCTGAATGATGCGAGAAATGCAGTTACGTTGACGGTTAAAACTAAGCTGAACAACCAACAAAAATATAGCTTGACCGTTTCTGGTATCAAAGCTGGAACTAAAGTGATTTCTGCTTCCAATATTGAATTCACTCCAGTTGACGTAGCTCTTCCAGAAGTAGTAAGTGTAACTGGTCTTGGTACTAAAGCGGTTAAGATCGTGTTTAGCGAGCCGGTACAACAAACTTACACTGCCAGCTTCTTGCTGGATGGTAAAGGCTTCTATGGCAGCAGCCAGTATAACGGACGTGAATTGATTATTAAGTCTGATTTACCTGTAGGTGAGCACACGCTGACTGTTGAAGGTGTTACAGATTTCAATAACTTCAAATCTTTGAAGTCCGAACATAAATTCACAGTAGTTGAAGACAAAACAGCTCCAACAATTGCTGAGGCAGTTGGAACTCTTGAGAAATTAACGCTCACTTTCAGCGAAGATGTTGACAGTGATACTGTTCTCAAAGAAAACATCTACCACTTGCGTGGAGCAACCAAAATTAAGCCGGACAGTGTTGTAAGAATTGCAGCTAACAAATATGAAGTATACTTCAGTGCTGCGAATGCACTTCCTACTTATGCAACTAACATCTATGTTGAAGGTGTGAAGGATTACTCCGGTAACCAAATCACTGAAACTTCCAAACAAATTACAGCTACTGTTGATACAGAGCGTCCGCAAGTAGTTGATGCTCGTGTTAACCAAACAAATTCCAAACAATTGTTGATCACATTCAGCAAAGGTATTGCTCCATCGCAATCCTGGACTTCGTTGATCACAGTTAAGGACAAAGACGGTAAAGTGCGTCCAGTATCCAGCGCTAACCTGAAGTCCGGCACTAACAACGTTCTGGAAGTTAACTTCTTCTCGGCATTGCCAGAAGGAACTAACACGCTGGAAGTTAAAGGTATCAGAGATAACACGGTTCTTGGAAACGTGCTTCTTGATTACACTACTACATTCACAGTAGGTGACACAGGTGCACCTAAATTTGCAGGAGCTTCCTTCAAAATCGATAATGAAGCTCGTCGTGCAGTAATTTACTTCAGCGAAGCTATGGATGTAGCATCTTTGACTAATCCTGCACACTATACAATCACTTTCGATGGTAAGGCAACTGCACTTCCTAGCAACGCAGTTATCTCCGTGATCGAGAATGGTAAAGGCGTAGTTATCGACTTGCCAGTACAAATCAATGGTCGCGATGTAACTTCCGCTCTTTGGACTGCAATCCGCGTTCAAGGCGTTAAAGACCTCGCAGGTAACTTCCTTGAGGACTTTACCACAGGAGATATCCTTGTAGGTGATTATAACAAGCTTAATGCTTCCGCAACTTATGGTGACGGCCACACAGGTGCGCTCGTTTCCACTAAGAAAGTAGAAGTGAAGGTTAGCCAAGCAGTTGAAAGCTTCGTAGGTCAAATTGCTGATGTTAAAGCTTATGTTGGCGGTAACGAGGTTACTGTTGCAAATGTTACTGCAAACAACACTAACATCGTTACTGTAGAATTGGTTGATCCTATCTATACTACTGCAGGTCTGACCATTGTATTTAACGAAGCAGACTTCCGTACGGTTGCACAAAGTACTATTAAACTGGGGCAAGCTGGCGCTCCTGTAACTGTAGGTTCTACTACCTATACTCTGGCTGACAAAGTTGCTCCAGAAGTTAAACTTGCAAAAGATCAAACTACTTTCAAAGTGGAAACTAACGTTACAGCTGCTACTTACACAGCAACTGTTGACTTCACAGAAGCTTTGAAAGGTAACATCAATGAAGATCTTCTTGCTCAAGACTTTGTAGTAACACGTTTGACTGGTGCTACATCAAGCATTCCAGTTAAATCTGATACTGCTAACCAAAAAGCGTACTTTGAAATCGTGAAAGTTGACGCGGACACTCTGCAAGTTGTAATCACTGATCCAACTGTTGAAAATGGAGAAGGATTGTACACTATCGGTATCCGTGAAAACGCTAGATACGTTCAAGACGTAGCTGGTAACGCTGTTAAAGCATTTGACGCGATTCGTACAGTAAAATAA
- a CDS encoding alpha/beta-type small acid-soluble spore protein, giving the protein MPRSNRNRQIVPESRQMLNQMKYEIAAEFGLNVGYGSSSNGADTEFGSELGAIGGGSSSRRPGWGHLTSRENGSVGGEITKRLVRNAEQSLFGRL; this is encoded by the coding sequence ATGCCACGCAGCAATCGTAATCGCCAGATCGTTCCGGAAAGCCGTCAAATGCTGAATCAGATGAAATATGAAATTGCCGCTGAGTTTGGTTTGAATGTAGGATATGGCAGCAGCTCGAATGGTGCCGATACCGAATTCGGCTCAGAACTTGGAGCAATTGGAGGCGGCTCATCAAGCCGCCGTCCGGGTTGGGGTCATCTCACTTCCCGTGAGAACGGATCCGTTGGTGGAGAAATTACCAAACGTCTTGTACGAAATGCAGAGCAGAGCCTGTTCGGCAGATTGTAA
- the metK gene encoding methionine adenosyltransferase, which yields MSLTGRRLFTSESVTEGHPDKICDQISDAVLDAFLANDPNARVACEVSVATGLVLVIGEISTKSEYVDIPSIVRNTVKEIGYTRAKYGFDSNTCAVLTSLNEQSADIAQGVNAALESRDPSQVDKETENIGAGDQGLMFGFATNETPELMPLPIALSHRIARRLSEVRKDGTLSYLRPDGKTQVTIEYDGDKPVRVDTIVVSTQHAEEVTLEQIQKDIKEHVILPVVPAELLDTETKYFINPTGRFVIGGPQGDAGLTGRKIIVDTYGGYARHGGGAFSGKDPTKVDRSAAYAARYVAKNLVAAGLADKCEIQLAYAIGVANPVSISVDTYGTGKVSEEKLVELVRNNFDLRPAGIIRMLDLRRPIYKQTAAYGHFGRTDIDLPWERVDKAEALKEQAQAN from the coding sequence ATGTCTTTAACAGGGCGACGTTTATTTACATCAGAGTCCGTAACTGAAGGACATCCGGATAAAATTTGTGACCAGATTTCCGATGCGGTACTCGATGCATTTTTGGCTAACGACCCGAATGCGCGCGTGGCTTGCGAAGTCTCCGTTGCTACAGGTCTGGTATTGGTCATTGGTGAAATTAGTACAAAATCAGAATACGTGGATATCCCATCCATCGTACGGAACACCGTGAAGGAAATTGGGTACACGCGTGCAAAATACGGTTTTGATTCCAATACATGCGCGGTGCTGACATCGCTGAATGAGCAATCGGCCGATATTGCACAGGGAGTAAACGCTGCACTGGAGAGTCGTGATCCTTCCCAAGTGGATAAGGAAACCGAGAACATCGGTGCCGGCGACCAAGGCCTCATGTTTGGTTTTGCAACTAACGAGACGCCTGAGCTCATGCCGCTGCCGATCGCATTGTCTCACCGCATCGCTCGTCGCTTGTCCGAGGTACGTAAAGACGGTACGCTTAGCTACCTGCGTCCAGACGGCAAGACGCAAGTTACGATTGAATATGACGGCGACAAGCCGGTTCGTGTAGACACGATTGTCGTATCGACGCAGCATGCAGAGGAAGTTACGCTGGAGCAAATCCAGAAGGACATCAAAGAGCACGTCATTCTTCCGGTCGTTCCAGCCGAACTGCTGGATACGGAAACTAAATATTTCATTAACCCAACGGGACGTTTTGTTATCGGCGGTCCTCAAGGGGATGCCGGTCTGACCGGACGTAAAATCATCGTCGACACCTACGGCGGCTACGCTCGTCATGGAGGCGGTGCATTCTCCGGCAAGGATCCTACAAAAGTCGACCGTTCCGCGGCTTACGCGGCCCGCTACGTGGCTAAAAACCTCGTTGCTGCCGGCCTGGCGGACAAATGCGAAATTCAGCTTGCTTACGCGATTGGTGTCGCAAATCCGGTATCGATCAGCGTAGATACCTATGGCACCGGTAAAGTCAGCGAAGAGAAGCTCGTTGAGCTCGTTCGCAATAACTTTGACCTGCGTCCGGCTGGCATTATCCGCATGCTGGATCTTCGCCGCCCAATCTACAAGCAAACAGCGGCTTACGGACATTTTGGCCGTACCGATATCGACCTGCCATGGGAGCGCGTAGACAAGGCTGAGGCTCTGAAGGAGCAAGCTCAAGCCAACTAA
- a CDS encoding stalk domain-containing protein, giving the protein MARQGKALKSNQTTVGKKWLIVTLAGVIWVSPVLSGSLPVIDKLSPASVAYAATTSVKKLGEEIITSGAVLMKYQYTSSTGAKSHANVVRVDLNNPYVKLDVMAGKGNQFTTRQSTGGMAKEHGAVAAINGDFFITNREGAPMGPQVSNGDLMSSPSALKGMYAFAVTKDGKPILDEFAFSGSITAENGATFPLAGINKTAYNPEGTGSTFSHVNAAYLYTSAWKAIDRPLNSSTTPTEVMVTDGVITDISVMAGLPTAVPEGSYVLRTHGAAAEFVKNNLEVGQKLTADYTLVSKKSGQKLDPSSLQMMIGGHTILVDNGKAASFSRNVNDLGGTRARTAVGYSKDGRYAYLIATERNDGSTGMTLQQLQDFMSKIGVWKGMNLDGGGSTTMVNRPLAEMNTELTFPTEYGTTQRSVVNALGVFSTAPKGSLKGLKVSGSSTLLIGQTGSYELKGYDTYYNPIDAGSIKPTWKSSNGNLAINGQSIKAVKPGTSTLTAVSSGTKAAMQVNVLGADDLAALTTAVSSAPLKAGTSVSVPVTAVTRSGQSLEVPNSTLKWEFIGFKGSVKDGRLTVTSVNSNTKVGYAIARYDGFSTVVILSAAGESTWENFENASYPIKFTTNVPSVTGTASIVKGSESHADSKVLKLTYDMTGGLGQKMYAYAEFNGTTGKTIPAQATSMAIDVEGDSSLNWLRAELKDNNGKTVYVDLAKAIDWTGWKTLNIDLTGYNIAFPAQLKRMYVVNVDEGQDERALTGSVSFDDIRFTMPAVAGNEGLPTGKAVMTIGQKSLVLNGSKVAIDSAPILKNGTTYVPIKHVLDAFGGQATWNQSAQRVGVLRGGMLLELTVGKKEFILNGKRHSAAVAPMVQGGRTLVPLRLVSEQLGLKVKWDKNTKTVTIES; this is encoded by the coding sequence ATGGCAAGACAGGGGAAAGCACTGAAGTCAAACCAAACAACAGTAGGTAAAAAATGGTTAATCGTTACGTTGGCAGGGGTCATCTGGGTGAGCCCCGTACTTAGCGGCAGTTTGCCTGTGATAGACAAGCTGTCACCAGCCTCCGTCGCCTATGCGGCAACGACGTCGGTCAAGAAGCTTGGAGAAGAGATTATCACCTCTGGTGCTGTATTGATGAAGTATCAATATACGAGCAGCACCGGCGCGAAATCGCATGCCAATGTCGTCCGTGTCGACTTAAACAACCCGTATGTGAAGCTGGATGTGATGGCAGGCAAGGGGAACCAGTTTACAACAAGACAGAGCACAGGCGGTATGGCCAAGGAGCATGGGGCGGTTGCCGCGATTAACGGCGACTTCTTCATTACGAATCGCGAAGGGGCTCCAATGGGTCCTCAAGTGTCCAATGGCGATCTCATGTCCTCTCCATCCGCGCTGAAGGGAATGTATGCATTTGCCGTCACCAAGGATGGCAAGCCGATCTTGGATGAGTTTGCTTTTTCAGGAAGCATCACGGCTGAGAATGGAGCAACGTTCCCGCTCGCAGGCATTAACAAAACAGCTTACAACCCGGAGGGTACCGGATCGACCTTCAGTCATGTGAACGCAGCGTATTTGTACACTAGCGCCTGGAAGGCCATTGACCGTCCATTAAATAGCTCGACGACACCAACAGAGGTTATGGTAACGGACGGCGTCATTACGGACATATCCGTTATGGCAGGCTTGCCGACAGCAGTCCCGGAAGGCAGCTATGTTCTTCGTACTCACGGAGCAGCTGCCGAATTCGTGAAGAATAACCTGGAGGTCGGTCAGAAGCTGACGGCGGATTACACCCTAGTATCTAAAAAATCGGGTCAGAAGCTGGATCCTTCCTCACTCCAAATGATGATCGGCGGTCATACGATTCTGGTGGATAACGGCAAAGCCGCTTCGTTCTCCCGCAACGTCAACGATCTCGGCGGCACCCGTGCCCGGACGGCTGTAGGCTACTCGAAGGATGGCCGTTATGCGTATCTGATCGCAACCGAGCGCAATGACGGCAGCACAGGCATGACCCTGCAGCAGCTCCAGGATTTCATGAGCAAAATCGGAGTATGGAAGGGCATGAATCTGGATGGCGGCGGATCCACGACGATGGTCAATCGCCCGTTGGCGGAAATGAATACGGAGCTCACATTCCCTACGGAATACGGCACCACGCAGCGTAGCGTCGTAAACGCGCTAGGCGTGTTCTCCACAGCTCCTAAAGGCAGCCTGAAAGGCTTAAAGGTTAGCGGCAGCAGCACGCTCCTGATCGGCCAGACAGGGTCATATGAACTGAAGGGCTACGACACCTACTACAACCCGATTGATGCGGGATCGATCAAGCCGACCTGGAAATCCAGCAACGGTAATCTCGCAATCAACGGCCAGAGCATTAAGGCCGTAAAGCCGGGAACATCCACACTGACTGCGGTTAGCAGCGGCACAAAGGCAGCGATGCAGGTGAACGTGCTGGGAGCCGATGATCTGGCAGCGCTGACGACAGCGGTATCCAGTGCGCCGCTTAAGGCAGGAACAAGCGTATCTGTTCCGGTTACGGCTGTTACGAGATCGGGGCAAAGCCTGGAGGTTCCAAACAGTACGCTGAAGTGGGAATTCATCGGGTTTAAGGGCAGCGTCAAAGACGGCCGCCTGACCGTTACTTCCGTAAACAGCAACACCAAGGTAGGGTATGCAATTGCTAGATATGACGGCTTCAGCACGGTTGTTATTTTGTCCGCGGCGGGGGAAAGCACTTGGGAGAACTTTGAAAACGCAAGCTATCCGATCAAATTCACAACGAATGTGCCTTCTGTAACCGGTACGGCATCCATCGTGAAGGGAAGCGAAAGCCACGCCGACTCGAAGGTGCTGAAGCTGACCTATGATATGACCGGCGGGCTTGGACAGAAGATGTATGCATATGCCGAGTTCAACGGTACAACCGGTAAAACGATTCCGGCACAAGCAACGTCCATGGCGATCGACGTGGAAGGAGATAGCAGCCTGAACTGGCTCCGGGCTGAGCTGAAGGACAACAATGGCAAGACCGTCTATGTTGATTTGGCCAAGGCGATCGACTGGACCGGTTGGAAAACGCTGAATATTGACCTGACCGGTTACAATATCGCATTCCCTGCCCAATTGAAGCGCATGTACGTCGTGAATGTGGATGAGGGACAGGATGAGCGCGCCCTGACAGGCTCGGTATCCTTTGATGATATACGGTTTACGATGCCGGCTGTGGCGGGCAACGAAGGTCTTCCGACAGGCAAGGCGGTCATGACGATCGGGCAAAAATCTCTCGTGCTTAACGGATCCAAGGTAGCGATTGATTCGGCCCCAATTCTGAAGAACGGAACGACGTATGTTCCGATTAAGCATGTGCTGGACGCGTTTGGCGGACAAGCCACCTGGAATCAATCCGCACAGCGGGTAGGCGTATTGAGAGGCGGCATGCTGCTGGAGCTGACCGTCGGCAAGAAGGAATTTATTTTGAACGGCAAGCGCCACTCGGCTGCTGTAGCACCTATGGTACAAGGAGGTAGGACTTTAGTCCCTCTTCGTCTCGTTTCCGAGCAATTAGGCCTTAAAGTAAAATGGGACAAGAACACGAAGACCGTTACGATCGAATCATGA
- a CDS encoding sensor histidine kinase has product MDYQADAIDRVIKNAIKVMEDSKYQMFEILEASRQELVSLNQELKRTLKETTETLEKVDQLELNYRRSRIRLTEVSRDFVRYKEEDIKQAYEKATQLQLDLMIYREKEMYLKARRDELQKRVRNVENSVERAESIGSQMGVVLEYLSGELGQVSRIIESAKNRQVIGLKIILAQEEERKRISREIHDGPAQLLANLVLRTEIVERMLAKQEFKMVQDEIVDLKGQVRSSLEEMRKVIFNLRPMALDDLGLIPTLRKYVHDYEEKSKIRTIFETRGKEHRLSSAMEAAIYRLVQEALTNAAKHAYPTYVLVEITYQAQLVKIVVQDNGLGFNVDLLEQKSKDHFGLIGMRERVELLEGRMEIESAENQGTKIIIHIPTNVEKGKE; this is encoded by the coding sequence GTGGATTATCAAGCCGATGCCATCGACCGTGTCATAAAGAATGCCATCAAAGTGATGGAGGACAGCAAATACCAGATGTTCGAAATTTTGGAGGCGTCTCGGCAGGAGCTCGTGTCTCTGAATCAGGAACTAAAGCGGACTTTGAAGGAAACGACGGAAACCTTGGAAAAAGTGGACCAACTCGAACTGAATTATCGCCGTTCCCGGATCCGGCTGACGGAAGTCAGCCGGGATTTTGTCCGGTATAAGGAAGAGGATATCAAGCAGGCTTACGAGAAGGCGACGCAGCTGCAGCTGGATCTCATGATCTACCGGGAGAAGGAAATGTACTTGAAGGCAAGGCGGGATGAGCTGCAAAAGCGCGTCCGCAACGTGGAGAATTCCGTCGAGCGAGCCGAATCGATCGGATCCCAGATGGGCGTGGTGCTGGAGTACTTGTCCGGTGAGCTGGGGCAGGTGTCCCGTATTATCGAATCTGCGAAGAACCGGCAGGTCATCGGTCTGAAAATTATCCTGGCCCAGGAGGAAGAACGCAAACGGATATCCCGGGAAATCCACGATGGTCCTGCACAGTTGCTTGCCAATCTGGTTCTTAGGACGGAAATTGTAGAAAGAATGCTAGCTAAGCAGGAATTTAAGATGGTGCAGGACGAAATAGTAGATTTGAAGGGGCAGGTTCGCTCAAGCCTGGAGGAAATGCGAAAGGTTATTTTCAATCTGCGTCCAATGGCACTCGATGATCTAGGATTAATCCCCACGCTGCGTAAATATGTGCATGATTATGAAGAGAAATCCAAAATCCGCACGATCTTCGAAACACGGGGGAAAGAGCATCGTCTCTCTTCTGCGATGGAGGCGGCCATCTACCGTTTGGTGCAGGAAGCACTTACGAATGCTGCAAAACATGCTTACCCGACTTATGTATTGGTGGAAATTACGTACCAGGCTCAATTGGTCAAGATTGTCGTACAAGACAACGGCCTGGGATTCAATGTCGACTTGCTGGAACAGAAGAGCAAGGACCACTTTGGGTTAATTGGCATGCGGGAGAGGGTTGAGCTGCTCGAAGGGAGAATGGAGATCGAATCAGCCGAGAATCAAGGGACGAAGATCATCATTCATATCCCGACGAACGTAGAAAAGGGAAAGGAGTAA
- a CDS encoding response regulator, with translation MEHLENENTLIKVLLADDHQLFREGLKRILNMEDDIDVIGECGDGIQVLEFCNEVKPDIVLMDINMPTENGVQATEKLREMFPEIKVIILSIHDDESYVFETLRKGANGYLLKDMEAESLINAIRSVHEGYAFIHPKVTGKLIHQLRRMTYVNEAGAMAESGTREAGVKFVAGENNPLTRREAEVLRLMAEGKSNKMIGEYLFISEKTVKNHVSSILQKMEVDDRTQAVINSIKYGWVTL, from the coding sequence ATGGAACACTTAGAAAATGAGAATACACTGATTAAAGTATTATTAGCGGATGACCACCAATTATTTAGGGAGGGTCTCAAGCGCATTTTAAATATGGAGGACGACATCGACGTCATCGGCGAATGCGGAGACGGCATTCAGGTGCTGGAGTTCTGCAACGAGGTGAAGCCGGATATCGTACTGATGGACATTAATATGCCGACCGAGAACGGGGTTCAGGCAACCGAGAAGCTTCGTGAAATGTTCCCGGAGATCAAGGTTATTATTCTTTCCATTCATGATGACGAGAGCTACGTGTTCGAGACGCTTCGCAAAGGAGCAAACGGGTATCTCTTGAAGGATATGGAGGCGGAATCGCTGATTAACGCCATTCGTTCCGTGCATGAAGGGTATGCGTTTATCCATCCGAAGGTTACAGGCAAACTGATTCACCAGCTCCGCCGCATGACCTACGTGAACGAGGCAGGCGCAATGGCAGAGAGCGGTACGCGCGAGGCCGGCGTCAAGTTTGTGGCAGGGGAGAATAATCCGCTGACACGCCGCGAAGCGGAAGTGCTGAGACTGATGGCAGAAGGCAAGAGCAACAAGATGATTGGGGAATATCTGTTCATTAGCGAAAAAACGGTTAAAAACCACGTCAGCAGCATTTTGCAGAAGATGGAGGTCGACGACCGTACCCAAGCCGTTATCAATTCCATTAAATATGGCTGGGTAACGCTATAA